Part of the Amphiura filiformis chromosome 9, Afil_fr2py, whole genome shotgun sequence genome is shown below.
GtctcaataaagcctttttgggaaGATCAAAGACTTAAATGTACATACTCTCTAAGAAAACTGGTATATGTATAATTCCCTCTGAAAATCCCGGGTCAAAATTATGCAAGCGCAAAATTGCTTTCGttttttgccctcaaatattacccccgaccaagaaagcttgcTATGCCCTTGATTGAAAGCcatacctaccgaataactttttaaaaaaatagtgtttccgatcaaattaatttcatctttcaatgaacttcatgttaacaaaaaatgttttcatcttctccaatggctttacttttcaagatttatcactagctgcagtgacgtagctagaggttgtggcgcccgggagcgttatttctttctgcaaccataatgggccgcaatgcgataacacatagtacatacatgtaattataggcctatgaggctagatataacacgagtttattaccattattatttcctcttacttaataaaataaaagaaatcgatagaattaaaattctacaacggtttaactggggttcgaacccacaacctatgtatccatagtctaacgcctacacgactgtgctatgattcattttgccagaaaggtgtttgtttatgatacttattgattacggaataaactgcatacacacaatatactattactagtatattagtactaataaatacgaatataatcataaccctaaccctaatccctaaccctaaacctaaaccctaaccctaaccctaaccctaaccctaaccctaagacccttaccctaagaccctaaccctgacaataatgaaccttgcctcggcctatgcggttagtgatatattgcggcccattatggttgcataaAGAAATTAAGCCGCCCGGGAGCAAGAGTACAAAATATCccttcttcctaaaacaattaTGTAGCCGCTGAAATGTCAggcttaaataccactaatttggtataatcaagttgaatttcggtctttcaaatgacaagtTATAGTGCACTTTTATAGCGCAGGGTTGCCGCTAAAATTTTGTGTTGaggggggcacccaaatgaagattaaATGAAGGTAAAGGTGTCCACTtcgttcctataacaaagtattatcgtgtcgaaatgCATGTGTATCCAGGCCTGGCCAGGGTGCCCTTAGCCGGGTGCCGGGCgcgccccagagcccataggagttacgccactgagtcCCGTTGTTGacatgcacctccgattggttcaaatagcatgTACGAGTATCGCATCGACGCACACACGCTGAGCTGTGTTATATCctgtcatatcacacggctaagaaccaataaggccaaaaaaacaatgtttgttgtcaaaaaagtcaaatgtgaaatgtgtttttttttaatccatgtcttcaaatgacgaaaataccttttttgctgcaaattgaatGGGAATATACAGTGGATCTCTccgacacacaaaaaaaaaacatattcaagaatatttatgatcccctttattttaaaaaaatgtgtgaagttttctccagtagttttctactatgctcgtttgttgtgtaaatgtttactttagtagtgttttatttaatttttgtgatttttctgttttttttttttttttttttcctttgaaaagtgaaaaaaaattctaatgctaAAATAAGCAGTCAAAATGTAATGCGtatgcgctacaggaaacaaacatgtttttttttggcctaagattgcaggaactttctcaagtatTTAAGAATCCTTTCTATTGATAAGATTGATTTGGTTACATATAATACTACGCAGCCATAAATGGGCTATAAAGTCAGCATTAATTCTAGTTTTGAGATAGTATCCATTGGTTCAATGGTTGGTCCACTAAACAAATTTATCACACTTACATTGTGGTATTGTGAATTATTATAAATTTGGGGTGAACACACTGCTGTTTGGTACACCTTTACAAATCAACTTGTTGACTTAAAGCCCATTTGTGGGATTTGCTTACATGTAAACCTATTTCATTCCAGTACAGTATTAGAGAAAATCTCAAACCAATTTGAAGTTTGCAAAGAAAacttttttgggtttgtttgcCTTTCAAGCTCTTTTGGGTTTGTGTGCTTTTTTAGCTGCatattatatgcaatacaatatcataaaaagttattaaaattgtTACTCTCATAATTTGATTGTGTGCATGATGAACGGTTATCAAGATGTTTTTATGTTGACTGGTATAACAATCAACATTGCAGAAGTCTTTTGAGATGGATGTTGGTAATAGTGTCCTTGAAATGTCCTTAACTTGATCGAAGGAAAAATTTCACCCGATCATCTAGCTCAGCCACCACCAGTCTGTCACCATCTTGGGAGATATCAATACCTTCCGCATGGAATATTCCTGTTGGGCCTAGGAATTCTCCGTCACAATTGTATGCATAAATTTGATTTGGATAGCAATTATTGATGACATAGATCTCACCTTGTGGACTACAACAAGTGTATCTAGGATCCCATTCATCTACATCAGATGGAGGCTGAATATATTTGAGAACATCCCCTTCAtaatttacaatagcaagacccCTGTTAGCATATACATTAAGAATAGGTGGAGGCACAATATGTTTGAGAATGTCCTCTTCATAATCTACCACATCCTCTTCATAATCTACCACATCCTATTCATAATCTACCACATCCTCTTCATAATCTACCACATCCTCTTCATAATCTACCACATCCTCTTCTACCACATCCTCTTCATAATCTAGCACATCCTCTTCATAATCTACCACATCCTCTTCTACCACATCCTCTTCATAATCTAGCACATCCTCTTCATAATCTACCACATCCTCTTCTACCACATCCTCTTCATAATCTACCACATCCTCTTCATAATCTACCACATCCTCTTCATAATCTACCACATCCTCTTCTACCACATCCTCTTCATAATCTACCACATCCTCTTCATAATCTATCACATCCTCTTCTACCACATCCTCTTCATAATCTACCACATCCTCTTCATAATCTACCACATCCTCTTCATAATCTACCACATCCTCTTCATAATCTACCACATCCTCTTCTACCACATCCTCTTCATAATCTACCACATCCTCTTCATAATCTACCACATCCTCTTCTACCACATCCTCTTCATAATCTACCACATCCTCTTCATAATCTACCACATCCTCTTCATAATCTACCACATCCTCTTCATAATCTACCACATCCTCTTCATAATCTACCACATCCTCTTCATAATCTACCACATCCTCTTCTACCACATCCTCTTCATAATCTACCACATCCTCTTCATAATCTACCACATCCTCTTCTACCACATCCTCTTCATAATCTACCACATCCTCTTCATAATCTATCACATCCTCTTCTACCACATCCTCTTCATAATCTACCACATCCTCTTCTACCACATCCTCTTCATATTCAACAACATCCTCTTCATCCACCACATCCTCTTCATAATCTACCACATCCTCTTCATAATCTACCACATCCTCTTCATAATCTACCACATCCTCTTCATAATCTACCACATCCTCTTCATAATCTACCACATCCTCTTCATAATCTACCACATCCTCTTCTACCACATCCTCTTCATAATCTACCACATCCTCTTCATAATCTACCACATCCTCTTCATAATCTACCACATCCTCTTCATAATCTACCACATCCTCTTCATAATCTACCACATCCTCTTCATAATCTACCACATCCTCTTCTACCACATCCTCTTCATAATCTACCACATCCTCTTCATAATCTACCACATCCTCTTCTACCACATCCTCTTCATAATCTACCACATCCTCTTCATAATCTACCACATCCTTTTCTACCACATCCTCTTCATAATCTACCACATCCTCTTCTACCACATCCTCTTCATAATCTACCACATCCTCTTCATAATCTACCACATTGAGACAATCATCTTTAAATGTAACAACAAGTGTATTTCTTGAAGTTACAGAGATATAACGAGCCATTTCGTCAAATTTATGTTTTGATTGTAGTGTGCCATCAGCATAGTATATGCAGATAGTGCCGTCTTCCAGTCCTGCAATGATTCTACCCTTGTTGTCCACTGCAACTGAATGAGGTGGTGAATCATTAGATGGTGTTGCAATAGTACTAAGTAGTTTGCCTTCTTTGTTGTAACACAACACTTTGGATCGCCCATCAGTTATTATTCTTTCATCAGGAGTCACAGCAACACTGTTCACTATTCTTGGAGCATTTCGCAGAGTGCTTTCGATTATACCTTGTGATGAGTAcacttttacaccattatttcgACTTGCAATAACAACATTTCCATATTGACCATCTGCAACATCCGCCAGGTGACGGAAATTCGCACGGGTTCTGAACTCCGAGAAAAGCCACCAGGAGTCATAAAGTGTTCTCTGCTTTGAAACTGTTGCAGCAGCTTTTGTTGCTCCTGATGAAGTTGATGCGCCTAATGAAGTTGATGCTCCTGATGAAGTTGATGCTCCTGATGAAGTTGAATCTCCTGATGAAGTCGATGCTTCTGTATTGATGTAATTTTCTGGCTTTCCTGGATTGAACTGAAGATCACCGAGAGATTCAGCTGCTAGCTCAGGGTCTGGAGCAGAGACAATATTCTCCAAGGTTGATTTCATTTCTGTATATTTGTAGGTTATATCATAGTCAGACCCATTAGTTATGACCTCTGACACATTGTCATATGTTTCCTTATTTGCATTAGTATACTCTGAGGTAAGATCACCATCAGCATTGTTCAGTACCTCTTCTTTTTCAGCATGGGATTTGGCAAGTGTTGACTTCTTTTGCTCCCATATTTCTTCCAGTTTTTTATTTGTCTCTGACATTACAGTCTGAAGAGCTTCTTGTGCTTTGTTGTAAGAACTTTTAAGAACTGTTCTCACCTGGACAGTTTTTGCCAATGACTCACAGAATGTACCTTTCTTCTTGTCACACTCAACCAGTAATTGTTGCAAAGAAGACACATGCTGCCGAGCAGCTTTAGCAAGGGGAACACGATCATGTTCAGTTGGGCAGATTTTGAGACTCACACAGTCTTGACATACTTGCTTGTTTTCGGACATGCAGTAGTACTTAACAGGCTCATCATGGACTTCACAGCGGCGTCCTTTGCTGGAGATTTTACCCGACAGCACATCGGAAGCTGCGACCACTTCGTGTTCTTTCATTGCCTTAAAAGCATTGTGGCTGTGACAGCATTGGTTGCATAAGTATTGCTTGCAGTCCAGACAATGGTACTTGGCTGGTCTGTCACACAGTTCACAAGTTGCATTGTTGTCACATGTAGCCCACTGTAAGGATAATTAACCCATAAAGTAACATTGAATATTTGTTGTAACAAGCATTAATGTATTTTTTTCAAGGGATAATACCCCAGGGACACTCCACATTGGGAGTGTCTTCTCCAGCACATAACAAATTTCTGTCAACTTCTTcttataagggctcatattgaaattcccttacacaggaaggtgtgcgccatcctgcagctttcctgtgctagccttcttttgttaaaatcctgggcagggtgtatcactaatgcatataatccatccgttttatgaccgagctttcctgaggcacactcttagcgaggggaatcctgccttctttctgtgtgaagacgtggtagggtatttcaatatgagccctaataacTGAAGCATTTTACATGAGGCACAAAGCATGTGAAGTGACAATGGCATTATATCCTAAACAAAACCAGTGAGGCACAGGAAATAATTCAATAACATGATCTTTTTATGTTGTTGGTGTCAAAGTATTTGTTTACAACATATTGaaatattagtattattattaatagtaaTAGTATTATTGATGATACTTACAAGTTCCACATTAGACTTCATTCCTTTCCAAAATGAGTTTGGAAGCTTTACTGTTATCTCATCATTTGCAATgcctgtagaaaaaaaaaaaaaaaaaatccaggttCTATCAGTGATACAGATGTTAAAGGTTCTTGTTGGATATCTCTACCTTGTACCATTAACATTTCCATACTAGGCTAGTTTTTGCACTCTTCTAAGCTTGTATGCAATTGAAAACCTGatagaagaagggcccaactccatcaatactgtttttgagatattaaaaaaatcttattattTGGAAAGGTTTGATAaacatgttttcatcttcaggggacctttaatacatcaACATTCATTATTACATTCATGTGAAATGACAtataatgtttccatggcaacggtataGGTCTAATACAAGCCGGAGTTGGGCCTacttccactaatatactacaAGTGCTGCAAACCTAGACAacagggttggaatgaaattagtatggTACTGTAAATGAGCCGCTTGAGCCCCTATttcccgatcaatgttgaatcctgacatttttttttttttttcgctcagtagtacccaacattgattggtggggcagggggaggtattggaggtgagggtaatgtttagacttgacactaaaTAAAGTACAATTTCATCGGTccataaataacaaaaatatggcCATTGCAAGGTGCAAAGTCTTTTGGGtccatctttcacacacaaggaagaagagtctgctggcaataaaatgctgggtctaaataagttttgtaaaaaaaatggagttggacTCTTCTTCCACTTAGGTCGAATATGTGCACTTTAAGGGTGCTCAAAGTTATGTTGCGGTTTGGTATTGCAATACAAAACTTACTCTGAACAATCCCAACGACATCTTCATCTGTATTTGTGTCATCCTTGGAGTCCTCTTTATTTGTGTCATCTTTGGAGACAGTTGTTTTGATCCTAACAGTGTTGCCAACATTGATGTTTGAACCCTCAGCTTTCTGTTGATAAGAATGAAAGATACCGTACAAGTAAAGTTAAAGGTTTTGATTTTTAATCAAAGGATTAAGATTGAATATCTTTCTCATCTTCTATGGGTTTACATACAGCAAAAAATTAAGGTAACAATtatgtatttaaaaaataaagactAAATAAAGACATAataagaaccagcagccaatagatttcaatgaatgaggtcttaaTCCATGCACAACATCAAAAGACAAAGCTGAAATATTTTGCAAGACCTTTGCTGCTAAATGCCAGCACAGAAGAATCTGCTCCTGAAGTTCAGTATTCAACAACATGCTAAATGGAAAAGTCAAGGTCAAAGATATTAGGAAGCTTCAcaggaatctgcaaccagataaagctactggtcgTGTTGAAATCCCTGCAAGAGTCCTGAAGGAGTGCAGCGCAGAACTTGCAAGACTACTCAGCCTGCTTTTTGAGCTTTGCTTTTCCAAGGGAGTGTTCCCAAGCCAATGAaagactgcatctgtcatccctattcacCAGAGAGATTTGAAGTCTAATCCATCTATGTACCGCCCATCTCTCTGCTCTAcatcatcagcaaggtcatggaggctgttgtacagaaccaaGTCCCTCCTTGAAACCAACTatatcagatagacagtttggatttaggctACACCACAGCACAGCTGAGCACAGTTGACATCTTCATCATTCTgacccaagagtggtccaactccctggacagGGGCAACGAAGTGTGCCTGATTGCCCCggacatcaaaggagcatttgatAAGGTCTGGCATAATGGCCTTTGCTCAAAACTCATGGTAAAATGAAtatccggcaagctgctcacttggattaggagctacctgaTAGATTGTTATATCAAAGTTGTCTgatctggccagtcatcaagtacttcctccatcaatgcatcagttccccaggggtcaatattgggcccacttttgttctctgtcttcattgatgacctggatgatgagtgtgaaaacctactttacctctacgcagatgattccaccttgttctGTGAGATTACATTTAGAGATAGCCCTGAAGCTGTTACTGCTAGCCTGAACAGAGACCTGGTGAAACTGAGGATCtggcagacagatggaaggtgaccttcgagccatcaaaatgtaaggcaatgacaatatcaagaaagaggaatccaaccaagctagatcttctgttAGGTACCACTAAACTGGCTGAGAatgaggagctggagatcctggaAGTCAAAGTCGGCAgtaagctgacctggacaaagcacatttctaacgtctcatccagagcaggacagaagctgggCACTCTGAGGAGAGTTTCAAATAAACTTGATGACAagaggcagagcaaccgtttacatggctcaagttcgcagtgtgatggaatacacctcactgtcttggatgagtaCCAGCGCCACCACTGTAGAATTAATAGACTCTATCTAGAGGAAGGCCCTTCAAATCATAGGCATGAGTGATACATAATGAATAAGCGTGTGTTTTTGCATTCCATCATTGAGGATTGTTGCCTCTCATCATTGAAATTCTGTCTCACAATCCATGATCTCACTAGTTCAGATCTCCAGCTTTTGAACTGCAGAGTTGAGCAGTTTCTGAATAGCTGGCTAGGGATTCCAAAACATGGTGCTAATACAGCCTTGTTGCACATGTCAGGAGGTCTTAACATCAAACACATTTCGGATGTATATCACCAAGCTCACTGTGCCTCTTACAGTAGGTCAAGATGCAAAGCTGATCAAATAACAAACCTAGCTCTGGACCTTAAGCTCCAACGTGAATCTACCTTACAAAAAAATTCTGTTAGTACTAAAGAATGTGAAAATATCCATTCCCTGGCTATCTGAAACCCTGAAACTACCATTAATGGAGCAAAATCAAACCTCAGGTTAAACAAACATAGGTAAAGCACATCGTATCAAACATGATCAGATCCCTGTTTCTGACATTACCGACGCTGGGTATGATTGCTCATTAATTGCCATCAAAGTCGGATCTAGAGGCTTCATCGACACGGAAAACAAAAATAGGCTGGCTCGTTTGTCAAAACAACTCAACATCccaaaaaaatcaaggaattgaaTGACTAAATAACCAAGTCTGTTCTCATGTCATCCTACCCAATCTTTAAGTCCAGACATGAGACAAAATGGAATGTCCAAGAAATCATTTAACTGTTTTCTTGGCGCCATGAGCAAAGGCGTGGCCAACTTTTTGGTCaggtggcaaaataaaatttcggggcacagacgaaaaaactacagttacatcatacaatacatagagactgtgtgtctttgagcttccaaaaaggctttattggaatgattggtattttacactattttagcccattatcaggatggaaagggctttatCTTTACTATGTGCGCgtgcaaaaaaattgtattttgcactattttggctcatgattgggctgaattttggtagaaaaggggctccttgcctcttttcctttgccttcctgattttctctttcagtttttgtcagagtggcacttttttctttcattttttgtcaggggggcactctgccctctAAATAACCAATGCTAGTTATTAACCTTTAAACTTTGTGAACTCTGAAAGCCCAGTGTGTAACACTATAGATaatctgccatattggattgttacAATAGAGACCAAACTAGTGTTACCGATGacatttattgaaaaaaaaaaacctgaaattgaATGCAATTTGAGTCTTTAATGCATTAGTACACGCAGAACACAAATGAGCACAAACTTGAAATCTTAGATAGCAAAATGCATGGCAAATAATCTGAAGGTAAAGTATGTGTCTtacatgagcaacacacaaacatgactTGAATCCATAGAGTTACATCTCTTTGGTCACAATGGATAATAAAGTTGGAAAAAGCTACAAATACCGTAACCAGGCAGGTGTAAGCCCATGtgcaggtataagcccaccatGGGTTGGATCATAGATAGGTTACCTTTTCCATGTGAAGAGCTCCTAGACAGAGCctgtaaggggttgtgcaataattatgagcagggGGGTAAAATGTCCAAAcagctcgccaaaatcgcttgcccccccccctcggtccgccaacaaatctttgccccccctcccacttgcacatgccaaattttttggatcccaatttgcaaacattaaatggtctatatacatgttgcgaggaaaatttgcatatttaagcgtttccgtacggttttcttaagcctttttagagcgttttatttaaaaggcgccccaagaatgtgtgccaaatttgcttgcccccctcttgacttgccaaaatttcttgccccccaattttaccctccccagggctcataattattgcacagcccctaacctaGAAGGGGGCTCAAACTTGAGTGGCTACAATCACGATAAGAGGAAAAAGACATACCATTTTCTCTCTATCCACTGTTTCCTTCAAATTCTTCATCAAGAAATGACCAGGAAATCCTCTGATGCCATCTTCAGGTAG
Proteins encoded:
- the LOC140160432 gene encoding uncharacterized protein codes for the protein MAEALVRKIEKNFLACSICFEQLNDPIGLPCLHAYCFECIQNWHKACGKSPVVCPACKKPATLPEDGIRGFPGHFLMKNLKETVDREKMKAEGSNINVGNTVRIKTTVSKDDTNKEDSKDDTNTDEDVVGIVQSIANDEITVKLPNSFWKGMKSNVELWATCDNNATCELCDRPAKYHCLDCKQYLCNQCCHSHNAFKAMKEHEVVAASDVLSGKISSKGRRCEVHDEPVKYYCMSENKQVCQDCVSLKICPTEHDRVPLAKAARQHVSSLQQLLVECDKKKGTFCESLAKTVQVRTVLKSSYNKAQEALQTVMSETNKKLEEIWEQKKSTLAKSHAEKEEVLNNADGDLTSEYTNANKETYDNVSEVITNGSDYDITYKYTEMKSTLENIVSAPDPELAAESLGDLQFNPGKPENYINTEASTSSGDSTSSGASTSSGASTSLGASTSSGATKAAATVSKQRTLYDSWWLFSEFRTRANFRHLADVADGQYGNVVIASRNNGVKVYSSQGIIESTLRNAPRIVNSVAVTPDERIITDGRSKVLCYNKEGKLLSTIATPSNDSPPHSVAVDNKGRIIAGLEDGTICIYYADGTLQSKHKFDEMARYISVTSRNTLVVTFKDDCLNVVDYEEDVVDYEEDVVEEDVVDYEEDVVEKDVVDYEEDVVDYEEDVVEEDVVDYEEDVVDYEEDVVEEDVVDYEEDVVDYEEDVVDYEEDVVDYEEDVVDYEEDVVDYEEDVVEEDVVDYEEDVVDYEEDVVDYEEDVVDYEEDVVDYEEDVVDYEEDVVDEEDVVEYEEDVVEEDVVDYEEDVVEEDVIDYEEDVVDYEEDVVEEDVVDYEEDVVDYEEDVVEEDVVDYEEDVVDYEEDVVDYEEDVVDYEEDVVDYEEDVVDYEEDVVEEDVVDYEEDVVDYEEDVVEEDVVDYEEDVVDYEEDVVDYEEDVVDYEEDVVEEDVIDYEEDVVDYEEDVVEEDVVDYEEDVVDYEEDVVDYEEDVVEEDVVDYEEDVLDYEEDVVEEDVVDYEEDVLDYEEDVVEEDVVDYEEDVVDYEEDVVDYE